In one Silene latifolia isolate original U9 population chromosome 10, ASM4854445v1, whole genome shotgun sequence genomic region, the following are encoded:
- the LOC141604989 gene encoding uncharacterized protein LOC141604989, which yields MLIKKRHQVEEQLRSHLNNCSQVTKMKQMHHQTHDNPSNFISTLRKKPAFLVIFVFLVQNIAATETQGSVKYSGNETDRVALLAIKNRLVDHPNGVLSSWNDSIPHCSWEGITCGRTHNRVTVLDLNSKGLAGTISPFIGNLSFLKIIKLSNNRLTGEIPKQVSHVLRLEELRLNNNTLVGEIPANISRCRRLRYISFGYNKLGGNLPSGLSALSELENLIVHKNYFTGPLFDIIQNLTSLVAVSAADNSFTGTIPSSIDRMQNLTFLGLAENKLSGTIPTSLFNLSSLTNLNFLDNQMHGELPEHMGFTVPQLYLLDLGGNNFSGSIPITIQNLTALKTLGLDGNSFTGSFPHDFRYSYNLSDLTIRGNYLAGDINFINTLVNCSQLTILDFGSNNFSGILPKSVANLSTSLEWFITEDTLISGTIPAGITNLASLVKIGMDNCKLTGSIPHDIGKLQFLENLHLLSNRLSGKIPNSLGNLSFLSSLRLQNNILEGSIPPSLGNCKSLLFMYLSYNFLSGTLGNELFEGSASFVELDLSYNHLKGSLPLEMSKQNNLDILILSNNKFSGVIPDGLGDCADLQYLFMAENSFYGNIPPSFTSLSSLLKIDLSRNNLSGQIPPFFSRFPTLYYLNLSYNDFEGSVPTNSVFANANAIFVAGNSRLCGGIKQLHLPKCIQNKSTKRKKRAMPHALKLIIPVVSALVAVLAMGAGLYLACIKKKKTPLLPGLVMGNAIMKVSYDMLLKATAGFSSDNLLGRGSFGSVFKGILDGKTVAVKVLNLEHRGASKSFMSECKTLRNVRHRNLVGIITVCSSIDFQGNDFKALVYEFMPNGSLDRWLHGVHGNMSLSQRVDIAIDVAYALNYLHHECEIPIVHCDLKPSNILLDDDMVAHVGDFGLARFLTQPQHLNQSSTTGIRGTIGYAAPEYGLGSEASKDGDIYSYGILLLELMTGKSPTNNMFKEDYNLRMYAEAALPEQVLQIVDPLLEKDYTEEVDDTRANTDELQRIVECIVSVISVGVSCSNHLPHDRMKITDAISRLQSARDNLPNASKRQIFLQEIPKDL from the exons ATGCTTATAAAAAAGAGACATCAAGTTGAAGAGCAACTCAGATCACACTTAAACAACTGCTCACAAGTTACAAAAATGAAACAGATGCACCACCAAACCCATGATAATCCCTcaaatttcatttctacactgaGAAAGAAACCAGCTTTTCTTGTAATCTTTGTTTTCCTGGTGCAAAATATTGCAGCAACTGAAACCCAGGGTAGTGTTAAGTACTCAGGCAACGAGACTGACCGAGTCGCATTGCTGGCAATCAAAAACCGGCTTGTAGATCATCCGAATGGGGTTTTAAGTTCATGGAATGACTCTATTCCGCATTGTAGTTGGGAGGGGATTACTTGTGGGCGCACACATAATCGAGTGACTGTATTGGATCTAAATTCAAAAGGATTGGCAGGAACTATATCCCCTTTCATAGGGAACCTGAGCTTCCTGAAAATCATTAAGCTTTCTAATAATAGGTTAACTGGCGAAATCCCGAAACAAGTCAGTCATGTGTTAAGGCTAGAAGAACTAAGGCTAAATAATAACACACTTGTAGGTGAAATTCCCGCCAATATATCTCGTTGTCGCAGGCTCAGATATATTTCCTTTGGCTACAACAAGCTCGGGGGAAACCTCCCATCAGGATTAAGTGCATTGTCGGAGCTAGAAAATCTTATTGTGCACAAGAACTATTTTACAGGCCCTCTTTTTGACATCATACAAAACCTTACCTCCTTAGTTGCAGTATCTGCTGCTGACAACTCATTTACAGGAACTATCCCAAGTAGCATTGATAGGATGCAAAACCTGACATTCCTTGGATTAGCAGAGAATAAACTCTCTGGCACAATTCCCACATCCCTTTTCAATCTCTCATCCCTTACAAATCTTAATTTTCTTGACAACCAAATGCATGGAGAACTCCCTGAGCATATGGGCTTCACCGTTCCTCAATTGTATTTGTTAGACCTTGGAGGTAACAACTTTTCAGGATCAATTCCAATCACGATACAAAACCTCACAGCACTTAAGACTCTTGGACTTGATGGCAATAGTTTTACTGGGAGCTTTCCTCATGATTTTCGGTATTCTTATAACCTCTCTGATTTAACTATTCGGGGAAATTACCTAGCGGGTGATATCAACTTCATAAATACATTGGTTAACTGTAGCCAATTAACAATCCTAGATTTTGGAAGCAATAACTTTTCAGGAATATTACCCAAATCTGTAGCCAATCTCTCCACCTCATTGGAATGGTTCATCACCGAAGATACTCTGATAAGCGGAACAATTCCTGCAGGCATTACCAATCTTGCCAGCTTAGTTAAGATAGGTATGGATAACTGCAAATTAACAGGCTCTATTCCTCATGATATCGGGAAGCTTCAGTTTCTAGAAAACCTTCATTTGCTTTCCAACAGACTGTCAGGTAAAATTCCAAACTCATTGGGAAATTTATCATTCTTGAGTAGTCTTCGTCTACAGAATAATATATTGGAAGGGAGCATACCTCCAAGCCTCGGAAATTGCAAAAGCTTGTTGTTCATGTACTTATCATACAACTTTCTCAGTGGAACCTTAGGTAATGAGCTATTTGAAGGATCTGCTTCATTTGTTGAACTAGATTTGTCTTATAATCATTTGAAAGGCTCCCTACCTTTGGAAATGAGTAAACAAAATAACCTAGACATCTTAATACTGTCTAACAATAAGTTTTCAGGCGTCATTCCAGACGGTTTAGGTGACTGTGCTGACCTTCAGTACCTGTTCATGGCAGAAAATTCCTTCTACGGAAATATTCCTCCATCCTTCACTTCTTTGTCTAGCCTCCTAAAAATTGACCTTTCTCGAAACAATTTGTCTGGCCAAATTCCACCCTTCTTCTCAAGATTTCCCACATTATATTAcctaaacttatcatacaacgaTTTTGAGGGAAGTGTTCCAACAAATTCGGTATttgcaaatgcaaatgcaatttTTGTTGCTGGCAATAGCAGGCTTTGTGGTGGGATTAAACAGTTGCATTTACCTAAGTGCATTCAGAATAAAAGcacaaaaaggaaaaaaagagcaATGCCCCATGCCCTTAAGTTGATAATTCCCGTTGTCAGTGCACTTGTTGCGGTTTTGGCCATGGGAGCAGGGCTGTACCTGGCATGTATTAAAAAAAAGAAGACACCTCTTTTACCAGGTTTAGTGATGGGGAATGCAATTATGAAGGTGTCTTACGACATGTTACTTAAAGCGACAGCTGGTTTTTCTTCAGATAACCTACTTGGGAGGGGGTCTTTTGGATCAGTGTTCAAGGGGATTTTGGATGGAAAGACGGTTGCTGTGAAAGTTCTCAACCTGGAACACCGTGGTGCATCAAAGAGCTTCATGTCAGAATGCAAAACATTAAGGAATGTGCGTCACCGGAATCTGGTAGGTATCATAACAGTTTGTTCCAGTATTGATTTTCAGGGAAATGATTTTAAAGCTCTAGTATATGAGTTCATGCCCAATGGGAGTTTAGACAGATGGTTACATGGAGTGCATGGAAACATGAGCCTATCTCAACGGGTGGATATAGCGATTGATGTAGCCTATGCACTCAACTATCTCCATCATGAGTGTGAAATTCCAATTGTGCACTGTGACTTGAAACCAAGCAACATATTGCTCGATGATGATATGGTTGCTCATGTCGGGGATTTTGGATTAGCACGGTTTCTTACTCAACCACAACATCTGAATCAAAGTAGCACAACTGGAATCAGAGGCACGATAGGCTACGCTGCTCCTG AGTATGGCCTTGGAAGCGAAGCGTCTAAAGATGGTGACATTTATAGCTATGGCATATTGCTACTTGAGCTCATGACAGGGAAGAGTCCAACAAACAACATGTTCAAGGAAGACTACAACCTTCGTATGTATGCAGAAGCAGCATTACCTGAACAAGTCTTGCAAATTGTAGATCCATTACTTGAAAAAGACTATACTGAAGAAGTCGATGACACAAGAGCAAATACAGATGAGCTTCAACGAATAGTGGAATGCATTGTTTCTGTGATTAGTGTAGGTGTCTCGTGCTCCAACCATTTGCCACATGATCGAATGAAAATAACCGATGCCATAAGCAGACTTCAATCAGCAAGAGACAACCTTCCCAATGCTAGTAAAAGACAAATTTTCCTGCAAGAG ATTCCCAAGGACCTGTGA
- the LOC141604993 gene encoding uncharacterized protein LOC141604993 isoform X1, translating to MQNPVSLFSVQPNSLLRPPTSDLRPPTIHNSFSVADWLQFFSLKGAYEMGKRGKKGENSGVGASLSIREEASGKRQSHNPKSMLKLKHLQNLAVWATENAQAASLGAFFGHSFAEFGELLGVRPDPSLFSCQRCETILQPGFNCTIRIEKNKAKRKRRSKVMVSAQNNAVYTCHFCSHRNSKRGTPKGYVKEIAPSRVSSSINGSVSSAIQRGIIMEKNSTSNATMDKANVAPLPEASNAIDFPVGSPANPTATTGVKLLDSKRKRKKSGLKKSGDETLVSSASAKLEKASGTSKRRKKSWTTLKEIAENEENERNKRFTNFSIPFVL from the exons ATGCAAAACCCCGTCTCACTATTTAGTGTTCAACCGAACTCCCTCCTCCGACCTCCGACCTCCGACCTCCGACCTCCGACGATACACAACTCCTTTTCGGTGGCTGATTGGCTTCAGTTCTTCTCTCTCAA AGGTGCGTACGAGATGGGGAAACGAGGAAAGAAGGGAGAAAATAGTGGGGTTGGTGCATCTTTGTCAATTAGAGAAGAAGCTAGCGGGAAACGACAATCACACAATCCTAAATCCATGCTTAAACTTAAGCACCTTCAGAATTTGGCTGTTTGGGCTACTGAGAATGCGCAGGCAGCTAGTTTGGGTGCCTTCTTTGGTCATTCTTTTGCTGAATTTGGCGAATTGTTGGGAGTTCGTCCTgatccttctcttttctcttgccAAAG GTGCGAAACAATTCTTCAACCGGGTTTCAACTGCACCATCCGGATTGAAAAGAATAAAGCGAAGAGGAAGCGACGCAGCAAAGTTATGGTTTCTGCACAGAATAATGCTGTTTACACCTGCCATTTTTGTTCCCATCGTAACTCAAAACGCGGGACCCCTAAAGGATATGTGAAAGAAATAGCTCCTTCGAGGGTCAGCTCTTCAATAAATGGATCTGTAAGCTCTGCAATACAAAGGGGCATTATAATGGAGAAAAATAGTACAAGCAATGCCACCATGGACAAGGCAAATGTAGCGCCCTTGCCAGAAGCAAGTAATGCTATTGATTTCCCAGTCGGCAGTCCAGCAAATCCGACAGCCACAACTGGTGTCAAATTGTTGGATAGTAAGAGGAAAAGGAAAAAATCTGGACTTAAGAAATCAGGTGATGAAACTTTGGTTAGCTCAGCTTCCGCTAAATTAGAAAAGGCCAGTGGCACCTCGAAGAGGAGAAAGAAATCTTGGACTACCCTTAAAGAAATAGCTGAAAATGAAGAAAATGAGAGAAATAAGAGGTTTACGAACTTCTCAATCCCATTTGTATTATAG
- the LOC141604991 gene encoding uncharacterized protein LOC141604991, producing MLIKKRHQVEEQLRSHLNNCSQVTKMKQMHHQTPDNPSNFVSLLRKKPAFLVVFVFLVQNIAATENQGSVKYSGNETDRVALLAIKNRLVDHPNGVLSSWNDSIPHCSWEGITCGRTHNRVTVLDLNSKGLAGTISPFIGNLSFLKIIKLSNNSLSGQIPKQVGYILRLKELVLDNNTLVGEIPANISRCRRLRDISFTYNKLGGRLPAGLSALSELQALRVHYNYLTGPVFDIIQNLTSLVGVSAAGNSFTGTIPGTIGRLQNLTILGFGGSKLSGTIPTSLFNLSSLTTLDFLDNQMHGELPEHMGFTVPQLYWLDLGGNNFSGSIPITIQNLTALQILGLDGNSFTGSFPHDFRYSYNLFDLTIRGNYLTGDINFINTLVNCSQLTILDFGSNNFSGILPKSVANLSTSLEWFITEDTLISGTIPAGITNLASLVNLVMDNCKLTGSIPHDIGKLQFLEKLHLFSNRLTGKIPNSLGNLSFLSSLRLQNNILEGSIPPSLGNCKSLLYMYLSYNELSGTLGNELFEGSASFVELVLSHNHLKGSLPLEMSKQNNLDILILSNNKFSGIIPDGLGDCSDLQYLYMDGNSFYGNIPPPFASLSSLQEIDLSQNNLSGPIPPFFSKIPTLYYLNLSYNDFEGSVPTNSVFANRSAFFVAGNSRLCGGIKQLHLPKCIQNKSTKRKKRAMPHALKLIIPVVSALVAVLAMGAGLYLACIKKKKTPLLPGLVMGNAIMKVSYDMLLKATAGFSSDNLLGRGSFGSVFKGILDGKTVAVKVLNLEHRGASKSFMSECKTLRNVRHRNLVGIITVCSSIDFQGNDFKALVYEFMPNGSLDRWLHGVHQNMSLAQRVNLAIDVAHALNYLHHECETPIVHCDLKPSNILLDDDMVTHVGDFGLAKFLTQPRHPNQSSTIGIKGTVGYAAPEYGFGSEPSTEGDVYSYGILLLELMTGKSPTDDMFKEGYNLHLHARGALPDQVLQIVDPLLEKDDLTEEVDETRANKDELQRRVECIVSVMSVGVSCSNHLPHDRMKITDAISRLQSARDNLPNAS from the exons ATGCTTATAAAAAAGAGACATCAAGTTGAAGAGCAACTCAGATCACACTTAAACAACTGCTCACAAGTTACAAAAATGAAACAGATGCACCACCAAACCCCAGATAATCCCTcaaatttcgtttctttactgaGAAAGAAACCAGCTTTTCTTGTAGTCTTTGTTTTCCTGGTGCAAAATATTGCAGCAACTGAAAACCAGGGTAGTGTTAAGTACTCAGGCAACGAGACTGACCGAGTCGCATTGCTGGCAATCAAAAACCGGCTTGTAGATCATCCGAATGGGGTTTTAAGTTCATGGAACGACTCTATTCCGCACTGTAGTTGGGAGGGGATTACTTGTGGGCGCACACATAATCGAGTGACTGTATTGGATCTAAATTCAAAAGGATTGGCAGGAACCATATCCCCTTTCATAGGGAATCTGAGTTTCCTGAAAATCATTAAGCTTTCTAATAATAGTTTATCTGGCCAAATCCCCAAACAAGTCGGTTATATATTAAGGCTGAAAGAACTAGTGCTAGATAATAACACACTTGTAGGTGAAATTCCAGCCAATATATCTCGTTGTCGCAGGCTCAGAGATATTTCCTTCACCTACAACAAGCTTGGGGGAAGACTCCCAGCAGGATTAAGTGCATTGTCGGAGCTACAAGCCCTTCGTGTGCACTATAACTATCTTACAGGTCCTGTTTTCGACATCATACAGAACCTTACCTCCTTAGTTGGAGTATCTGCTGCAGGGAACTCGTTTACCGGGACAATCCCAGGTACCATTGGTAGGTTGCAAAACCTAACAATCCTTGGATTTGGAGGGAGTAAACTCTCTGGCACAATTCCCACATCCCTTTTCAATCTCTCATCCCTTACAACTCTTGATTTTCTTGACAACCAAATGCATGGAGAACTCCCCGAGCATATGGGCTTCACCGTTCCTCAATTGTATTGGTTAGACCTTGGAGGTAACAACTTTTCAGGATCAATTCCAATCACGATACAAAACCTCACAGCACTTCAGATTCTTGGACTTGATGGCAATAGTTTTACTGGGAGCTTTCCTCATGATTTTCGGTATTCTTATAACCTCTTTGATTTAACTATTCGGGGAAATTACCTAACGGGTGATATCAACTTCATAAATACATTGGTTAACTGTAGCCAATTAACAATCCTAGATTTTGGAAGCAATAACTTTTCAGGAATATTACCCAAATCTGTAGCCAATCTCTCCACCTCATTGGAATGGTTCATCACCGAAGATACTCTGATAAGCGGAACAATTCCTGCAGGCATTACCAATCTTGCCAGCTTAGTTAATTTAGTTATGGATAACTGCAAATTAACAGGCTCTATTCCTCATGATATTGGGAAGCTTCAGTTTCTAGAAAAACTTCATTTGTTTTCCAACAGACTGACAGGTAAAATTCCAAACTCATTGGGAAATTTATCATTCTTGAGTAGTCTTCGTCTACAGAATAATATATTGGAAGGGAGCATACCTCCAAGCCTTGGAAATTGCAAAAGCTTGTTGTACATGTACTTATCATACAACGAACTCAGTGGAACCTTAGGGAATGAGCTATTTGAAGGGTCTGCTTCATTTGTTGAACTAGTTTTGTCTCATAATCATTTGAAAGGCTCCCTACCTTTGGAAATGAGTAAACAAAATAACCTAGACATCTTAATACTGTCTAACAATAAGTTTTCAGGCATCATTCCAGACGGTTTAGGTGACTGTTCTGACCTTCAATACTTGTATATGGATGGAAATTCCTTCTATGGAAATATTCCTCCACCCTTTGCTTCTTTGTCTAGCCTGCAAGAAATTGACCTTTCTCAAAATAATTTGTCTGGCCCAATCCCACCCTTCTTCTCTAAAATTCCCACATTATATTACCTAAACTTGTCATACAACGATTTTGAGGGAAGTGTTCCAACAAATTCAGTATTTGCAAATCGAAGTGCGTTTTTTGTTGCTGGCAATAGCAGGCTTTGTGGTGGGATTAAACAGTTGCATTTACCTAAGTGCATTCAGAATAAAAGcacaaaaaggaaaaaaagagcaATGCCCCATGCCCTTAAGTTGATAATTCCCGTTGTCAGTGCACTTGTTGCGGTTTTGGCCATGGGAGCAGGGCTGTACCTGGcatgtattaaaaaaaaaaagacacctCTTTTACCAGGTTTAGTGATGGGGAATGCAATTATGAAGGTGTCTTACGACATGTTACTTAAAGCGACAGCTGGTTTTTCTTCAGATAACCTACTTGGGAGAGGATCTTTTGGATCAGTGTTCAAGGGGATTTTGGATGGAAAGACGGTTGCTGTGAAAGTTCTCAACCTGGAACACCGTGGTGCATCAAAGAGCTTCATGTCAGAATGCAAAACATTAAGGAATGTGCGTCACCGGAATCTGGTAGGTATCATAACAGTTTGTTCCAGTATTGATTTTCAGGGAAATGATTTTAAAGCTCTAGTATATGAGTTCATGCCCAATGGGAGTCTAGACAGATGGTTACATGGGGTGCATCAAAACATGAGCCTTGCTCAAAGGGTTAATTTAGCGATTGATGTAGCCCATGCACTCAACTATCTTCACCATGAGTGTGAAACTCCAATAGTGCACTGCGACTTGAAACCAAGCAACATATTGCTAGATGATGACATGGTCACTCATGTTGGGGATTTTGGATTAGCAAAGTTTCTTACTCAACCTCGTCATCCAAATCAAAGTAGTACAATTGGGATCAAGGGAACCGTAGGCTATGCTGCTCCAG AGTACGGGTTCGGAAGTGAGCCATCTACAGAGGGTGATGTTTACAGCTATGGTATATTGCTACTTGAGCTGATGACAGGAAAAAGTCCAACAGATGACATGTTTAAGGAAGGCTACAACCTTCATCTGCATGCAAGAGGAGCATTACCTGACCAAGTCCTACAAATTGTAGATCCATTACTTGAAAAAGACGATCTCACTGAAGAAGTCGATGAGACGAGAGCAAATAAAGACGAGCTTCAACGAAGAGTGGAATGCATTGTTTCTGTGATGAGTGTAGGAGTGTCGTGCTCCAACCATTTGCCACATGATCGAATGAAAATAACCGATGCCATAAGCAGACTTCAATCAGCAAGAGACAACCTGCCCAATGCTAGTTAA
- the LOC141604994 gene encoding uncharacterized protein LOC141604994 isoform X1, whose protein sequence is MDLQFARLVQKKADIFQNIRGTYEMGKRGKKRENNGVGASLSIREEASGKRQSHNPKSMLKLKHLQNLAVWATENAQAASLGAFFGHSFAEFGESLGVPPDPSLFSCQRCETILQPGFNCTIRIQKNKAKRKGRTKVMVSAQNNAVYTCHFCSHRNSKRGTPKGYVKEIAPSKAISSINGSVSSAIQRGIIMEKNSTSNATMDKADVTPLPAASNAIDFPVGSSASLTATTGVKLLDSKRKRKKPGPKKSGDEALVSSASDKLEKASGTSKRRKKSWTTLKEIAENEENERNKRFTNFSIPFVL, encoded by the exons ATGGATCTACAATTTGCAAGACTTGTTCAG AAAAAAGCTGATATTTTTCAGAATATCAGAGGTACTTACGAGATGGGGAAACgaggaaagaagagagaaaataaTGGGGTAGGTGCATCTTTGTCAATTAGAGAAGAAGCTAGCGGGAAACGACAATCACACAATCCTAAGTCCATGCTTAAACTTAAGCACCTTCAGAATTTGGCTGTTTGGGCTACTGAGAATGCGCAAGCAGCTAGTTTGGGCGCCTTCTTTGGTCATTCTTTTGCTGAATTTGGCGAATCATTGGGAGTTCCTCCTgatccttctcttttctcttgccAAAG ATGCGAAACAATTCTTCAACCGGGTTTCAACTGCACCATCCGGATTCAAAAGAATAAAGCAAAGAGGAAGGGACGCACCAAAGTTATGGTTTCTGCACAGAATAATGCTGTTTACACCTGCCATTTTTGTTCCCATCGTAACTCAAAACGTGGGACCCCTAAAGGATATGTGAAAGAAATAGCTCCTTCGAAGGCCATCTCTTCGATAAATGGATCTGTAAGCTCTGCAATACAAAGGGGCATTATAATGGAGAAAAATAGTACAAGCAATGCCACCATGGACAAGGCAGATGTAACGCCCTTGCCAGCAGCAAGTAATGCTATTGATTTCCCAGTCGGCAGTTCAGCAAGTCTGACAGCCACAACTGGTGTCAAATTGTTGGATAGTAAGAGGAAAAGGAAAAAACCTGGACCTAAGAAATCAGGTGATGAAGCTTTGGTTAGCTCAGCTTCCGATAAATTAGAAAAGGCCAGTGGCACCTCGAAGAGGAGAAAGAAATCTTGGACTACCCTTAAAGAAATAGCTGAAAATGAAGAAAATGAGAGAAATAAGAGGTTTACGAACTTCTCAATCCCATTTGTATTATAG
- the LOC141604993 gene encoding uncharacterized protein LOC141604993 isoform X2 codes for MGKRGKKGENSGVGASLSIREEASGKRQSHNPKSMLKLKHLQNLAVWATENAQAASLGAFFGHSFAEFGELLGVRPDPSLFSCQRCETILQPGFNCTIRIEKNKAKRKRRSKVMVSAQNNAVYTCHFCSHRNSKRGTPKGYVKEIAPSRVSSSINGSVSSAIQRGIIMEKNSTSNATMDKANVAPLPEASNAIDFPVGSPANPTATTGVKLLDSKRKRKKSGLKKSGDETLVSSASAKLEKASGTSKRRKKSWTTLKEIAENEENERNKRFTNFSIPFVL; via the exons ATGGGGAAACGAGGAAAGAAGGGAGAAAATAGTGGGGTTGGTGCATCTTTGTCAATTAGAGAAGAAGCTAGCGGGAAACGACAATCACACAATCCTAAATCCATGCTTAAACTTAAGCACCTTCAGAATTTGGCTGTTTGGGCTACTGAGAATGCGCAGGCAGCTAGTTTGGGTGCCTTCTTTGGTCATTCTTTTGCTGAATTTGGCGAATTGTTGGGAGTTCGTCCTgatccttctcttttctcttgccAAAG GTGCGAAACAATTCTTCAACCGGGTTTCAACTGCACCATCCGGATTGAAAAGAATAAAGCGAAGAGGAAGCGACGCAGCAAAGTTATGGTTTCTGCACAGAATAATGCTGTTTACACCTGCCATTTTTGTTCCCATCGTAACTCAAAACGCGGGACCCCTAAAGGATATGTGAAAGAAATAGCTCCTTCGAGGGTCAGCTCTTCAATAAATGGATCTGTAAGCTCTGCAATACAAAGGGGCATTATAATGGAGAAAAATAGTACAAGCAATGCCACCATGGACAAGGCAAATGTAGCGCCCTTGCCAGAAGCAAGTAATGCTATTGATTTCCCAGTCGGCAGTCCAGCAAATCCGACAGCCACAACTGGTGTCAAATTGTTGGATAGTAAGAGGAAAAGGAAAAAATCTGGACTTAAGAAATCAGGTGATGAAACTTTGGTTAGCTCAGCTTCCGCTAAATTAGAAAAGGCCAGTGGCACCTCGAAGAGGAGAAAGAAATCTTGGACTACCCTTAAAGAAATAGCTGAAAATGAAGAAAATGAGAGAAATAAGAGGTTTACGAACTTCTCAATCCCATTTGTATTATAG
- the LOC141604994 gene encoding uncharacterized protein LOC141604994 isoform X2 produces the protein MDLQFARLVQNIRGTYEMGKRGKKRENNGVGASLSIREEASGKRQSHNPKSMLKLKHLQNLAVWATENAQAASLGAFFGHSFAEFGESLGVPPDPSLFSCQRCETILQPGFNCTIRIQKNKAKRKGRTKVMVSAQNNAVYTCHFCSHRNSKRGTPKGYVKEIAPSKAISSINGSVSSAIQRGIIMEKNSTSNATMDKADVTPLPAASNAIDFPVGSSASLTATTGVKLLDSKRKRKKPGPKKSGDEALVSSASDKLEKASGTSKRRKKSWTTLKEIAENEENERNKRFTNFSIPFVL, from the exons ATGGATCTACAATTTGCAAGACTTGTTCAG AATATCAGAGGTACTTACGAGATGGGGAAACgaggaaagaagagagaaaataaTGGGGTAGGTGCATCTTTGTCAATTAGAGAAGAAGCTAGCGGGAAACGACAATCACACAATCCTAAGTCCATGCTTAAACTTAAGCACCTTCAGAATTTGGCTGTTTGGGCTACTGAGAATGCGCAAGCAGCTAGTTTGGGCGCCTTCTTTGGTCATTCTTTTGCTGAATTTGGCGAATCATTGGGAGTTCCTCCTgatccttctcttttctcttgccAAAG ATGCGAAACAATTCTTCAACCGGGTTTCAACTGCACCATCCGGATTCAAAAGAATAAAGCAAAGAGGAAGGGACGCACCAAAGTTATGGTTTCTGCACAGAATAATGCTGTTTACACCTGCCATTTTTGTTCCCATCGTAACTCAAAACGTGGGACCCCTAAAGGATATGTGAAAGAAATAGCTCCTTCGAAGGCCATCTCTTCGATAAATGGATCTGTAAGCTCTGCAATACAAAGGGGCATTATAATGGAGAAAAATAGTACAAGCAATGCCACCATGGACAAGGCAGATGTAACGCCCTTGCCAGCAGCAAGTAATGCTATTGATTTCCCAGTCGGCAGTTCAGCAAGTCTGACAGCCACAACTGGTGTCAAATTGTTGGATAGTAAGAGGAAAAGGAAAAAACCTGGACCTAAGAAATCAGGTGATGAAGCTTTGGTTAGCTCAGCTTCCGATAAATTAGAAAAGGCCAGTGGCACCTCGAAGAGGAGAAAGAAATCTTGGACTACCCTTAAAGAAATAGCTGAAAATGAAGAAAATGAGAGAAATAAGAGGTTTACGAACTTCTCAATCCCATTTGTATTATAG